The Nitrosomonas sp. sh817 genome includes a window with the following:
- the ispE gene encoding 4-(cytidine 5'-diphospho)-2-C-methyl-D-erythritol kinase, whose product MHTFPAPAKLNLFLHVTGRRPDGYHLLQTVFRLIDYSDQLSFRLRPDGIIKLHTPIPGVPEDKDLCVRAATLLQREAAVTAGVDIFLHKQIPMGGGLGGGSSDAATTLVALNHLWQANVSQARLLELGLQLGADVPVFIFGQNAFAEGVGEKLSAIELPPAWYLVLVPSVAVSTAEIFGSKELTRNTIPIKIPPFSVWQGHNDLESVVCRLYPEVARCLEWLKKLENTTIAAMSGSGACVFAEFASEPAAQAALEKIPNDVKGFVAKGLDYHPIQKIIESKI is encoded by the coding sequence ATGCATACCTTTCCCGCTCCGGCAAAACTGAATCTTTTTTTACACGTAACCGGCCGCCGGCCGGATGGCTATCACTTGTTGCAAACCGTATTCCGCCTGATTGATTATTCAGATCAGCTCAGTTTCCGGTTGCGGCCCGACGGTATTATCAAACTGCACACCCCGATTCCCGGTGTGCCCGAAGACAAAGATTTATGCGTTCGCGCCGCCACGTTATTGCAGCGCGAAGCCGCCGTCACGGCAGGCGTCGATATCTTTTTGCACAAACAAATTCCGATGGGCGGCGGTCTCGGCGGCGGCAGTTCGGATGCCGCGACCACATTAGTAGCACTGAATCATTTATGGCAAGCCAATGTGAGCCAAGCGCGCTTGCTCGAACTGGGATTGCAATTGGGCGCCGACGTTCCGGTATTCATTTTCGGTCAAAATGCGTTTGCCGAAGGTGTCGGCGAGAAGTTATCCGCGATTGAACTCCCGCCCGCCTGGTATCTGGTTCTGGTACCATCCGTTGCAGTATCAACCGCAGAGATTTTTGGCAGTAAGGAATTGACACGAAACACAATACCGATCAAAATACCGCCCTTTTCCGTCTGGCAAGGACATAACGATCTAGAATCGGTCGTTTGCCGCTTATACCCTGAGGTCGCGAGATGTTTGGAGTGGCTAAAGAAACTGGAAAATACTACAATAGCAGCCATGAGCGGTTCAGGAGCGTGCGTTTTTGCAGAATTTGCTTCAGAACCGGCAGCACAAGCCGCATTGGAAAAAATTCCCAATGATGTCAAAGGGTTTGTAGCAAAAGGATTAGATTACCATCCGATTCAAAAAATCATTGAATCAAAGATTTAG
- a CDS encoding ribose-phosphate pyrophosphokinase: MAYDSLMVFTGTANPKLAEDAVKHLNIHLGRATVGRFSDGEVMVEILENVRGKDVFVLQSTCAPTNDSLMEILVMVDALKRASASRITAAIPYFGYARQDRRPRSARVPITAKVVANMLTTVGIDRLLTMDLHSDQIQGFFDMPVDNIYGMPILLGDIWKHNYQNLIVVSPDVGGVVRARHLAKRLECDLAIIDKRRPKPNEARVMNIIGEVKDRTCVIIDDMVDTANTLCQAANALKEHGAKSVIAYSTHAVLSGNAVERIQNSALDKLVVTDTIPLRADAMACDRICQLSIASLLAETMLRISNESSLSSLFME, from the coding sequence ATGGCCTATGACAGTTTGATGGTTTTTACCGGCACTGCCAATCCCAAATTGGCGGAAGATGCTGTCAAGCATCTCAATATTCATCTAGGGCGCGCCACCGTCGGGCGTTTCAGTGACGGTGAAGTAATGGTTGAAATACTCGAAAACGTGCGCGGCAAGGATGTATTCGTGCTGCAATCGACCTGCGCGCCGACCAACGACAGTTTGATGGAAATACTGGTGATGGTGGATGCCCTGAAACGCGCATCGGCGAGCCGCATTACCGCTGCCATTCCCTACTTCGGCTATGCGCGCCAGGATCGCAGGCCGCGTTCGGCTCGGGTGCCAATTACCGCAAAAGTGGTCGCCAATATGCTCACCACCGTCGGAATCGACCGCCTGCTGACGATGGATTTGCATTCGGATCAGATTCAGGGTTTCTTCGATATGCCGGTTGACAATATCTATGGCATGCCGATTTTGCTCGGCGATATCTGGAAACATAATTATCAGAATCTGATCGTGGTATCGCCCGACGTTGGCGGTGTAGTACGGGCGCGGCACTTGGCCAAGCGCTTGGAATGCGACCTGGCCATCATCGATAAGCGCCGTCCCAAGCCGAATGAAGCCAGGGTCATGAATATCATCGGTGAAGTCAAGGATCGCACTTGCGTGATTATTGACGACATGGTGGATACCGCCAATACACTCTGTCAAGCGGCCAACGCCTTGAAAGAACATGGCGCGAAATCGGTCATTGCATATTCTACCCATGCGGTTTTATCCGGCAACGCGGTGGAGCGGATTCAAAATTCCGCATTAGACAAACTGGTGGTTACCGATACCATTCCGTTGCGCGCGGATGCGATGGCTTGTGACCGCATTTGCCAATTAAGCATCGCCAGCTTGCTGGCGGAAACGATGCTGCGGATCAGCAATGAAAGTTCATTAAGTTCGCTATTCATGGAATAG
- a CDS encoding 50S ribosomal protein L25/general stress protein Ctc, whose amino-acid sequence MKIEISADKRTLQGKGASRRLRRSGIVPAVIYGGEAPAQSIEMNHKDLFYNLKHEAFHASILTISVDGKKEPVLLRDIQMHPFKQQVLHVDFQRVDKNKKIHMKVPLHFINEEIAPGVKTSGGIVSHILTEVDISCLPGDLPEFISVDLAELTAGHTLHLSDLVLPKGVETVALAKGENLPVATIVIPRSALSEEAAAAEGGEKK is encoded by the coding sequence ATGAAAATTGAAATCAGCGCCGACAAGCGCACATTGCAGGGAAAGGGTGCGAGCCGCCGCCTGCGTCGCAGCGGCATCGTTCCGGCGGTTATTTACGGCGGCGAAGCCCCGGCACAATCCATTGAAATGAATCATAAGGATTTGTTTTACAATCTCAAACACGAAGCGTTTCATGCGTCGATCCTGACGATCAGCGTTGACGGTAAAAAAGAACCCGTACTGTTACGCGATATCCAAATGCACCCCTTCAAACAGCAAGTGCTGCATGTCGACTTTCAGCGCGTCGACAAGAATAAGAAAATTCATATGAAGGTGCCATTGCACTTCATCAACGAAGAAATTGCACCCGGTGTGAAAACCTCCGGCGGTATCGTGTCGCACATTCTCACCGAAGTCGATATCAGTTGCTTGCCAGGGGACTTACCGGAATTCATTTCGGTGGATTTGGCCGAGCTAACTGCTGGCCACACGCTGCACTTGAGCGATTTGGTACTGCCTAAAGGCGTTGAAACCGTGGCATTAGCCAAAGGTGAAAACTTGCCGGTGGCGACAATCGTTATTCCGCGTTCGGCACTTTCTGAAGAAGCAGCTGCGGCAGAAGGCGGCGAGAAGAAATAA
- the pth gene encoding aminoacyl-tRNA hydrolase, giving the protein MKLIVGLGNPGKEYDGTRHNAGFDWVDQLARMLQVSLKLETRFHGLCAQVRQKDLDVWLLEPQTFMNRSGQSVAALCQFYKILPDEIIVVHDELDLQPGVAKLKKGGGLGGHNGLKDIAARLGTQDFWRLRIGIGHPGDRNAVVGYVLHPPRKEEAPLIDEAIQKSLEVWPLIAQGACEAAMLKLHTKA; this is encoded by the coding sequence ATGAAACTGATCGTTGGCTTGGGTAATCCCGGCAAAGAATACGACGGAACCCGGCATAACGCCGGTTTCGATTGGGTCGATCAGCTCGCCCGCATGCTGCAAGTATCGCTCAAGCTGGAAACGCGCTTTCACGGCTTGTGCGCGCAAGTCCGCCAAAAAGATCTCGACGTGTGGCTGCTGGAACCGCAAACGTTCATGAACCGCAGCGGTCAATCGGTTGCCGCGCTGTGCCAGTTTTATAAAATCCTGCCGGATGAAATCATCGTGGTGCATGACGAACTGGATTTGCAACCCGGCGTTGCCAAATTGAAAAAAGGCGGCGGTTTGGGCGGACACAACGGCCTCAAGGATATCGCGGCCAGATTGGGCACGCAGGATTTCTGGCGGTTGCGCATCGGCATCGGTCATCCGGGCGACCGCAACGCCGTGGTCGGTTATGTGCTGCACCCGCCGCGAAAGGAAGAAGCGCCGCTGATCGATGAAGCCATTCAAAAAAGCCTGGAAGTCTGGCCACTCATCGCGCAAGGCGCGTGCGAAGCGGCGATGCTGAAACTGCACACCAAAGCATAA
- the ychF gene encoding redox-regulated ATPase YchF — translation MSLKCGIVGLPNVGKSTLFNALTKAGIAAENYPFCTIDPNVGIVEVPDPRLQKLSDIVKPQKVQPAIVEFVDIAGLVAGASKGEGLGNKFLANIRETDGIVNMVRCFADDNVVHVAGKVDPISDIEVIQTELALADLATVEKTLLRESKVAKSGNKDAIKLCALLEKVQAHLNEGKPARTLELDKDQKHLLQPLCLLTAKPAIYVANVDDHGFENNPLLTRVQEYAAKEGAPVVAICAALEAEIAELSDEDKQVFLADLNLEEPGLNRLVRAGYDLLGLQTYFTAGVKEVRAWTIHKGDTAPQAAGVIHTDFEKGFIRAEVISYDDFVTYNGEQGAKEAGKMRLEGKEYIVKDGDVMHFRFNV, via the coding sequence ATGAGTCTGAAATGCGGAATCGTAGGCTTGCCCAATGTCGGCAAATCCACCTTGTTTAATGCGTTGACCAAAGCGGGCATCGCCGCGGAAAATTATCCATTCTGCACTATCGATCCGAATGTCGGCATCGTCGAAGTGCCGGATCCGCGCCTGCAAAAACTCAGCGATATCGTCAAACCGCAAAAAGTGCAACCGGCCATCGTCGAATTCGTCGATATCGCCGGGCTGGTCGCGGGTGCGTCCAAAGGCGAAGGACTGGGTAACAAATTCCTCGCCAACATCCGAGAAACTGACGGCATCGTCAACATGGTGCGCTGCTTCGCCGATGACAACGTCGTGCACGTCGCCGGCAAGGTCGACCCGATCTCCGATATCGAAGTAATCCAAACCGAGCTGGCGCTGGCCGACCTCGCCACAGTGGAAAAAACGCTGCTGCGCGAATCCAAAGTCGCCAAATCCGGCAACAAGGATGCGATCAAGTTGTGCGCCTTGCTGGAAAAAGTGCAAGCGCACCTGAACGAAGGCAAACCCGCCAGAACGCTCGAGCTCGACAAAGACCAAAAGCACCTGTTGCAGCCATTGTGCTTATTGACCGCCAAACCGGCGATTTACGTCGCCAACGTCGACGATCACGGCTTTGAAAACAATCCACTGCTCACCCGCGTGCAAGAATACGCCGCCAAGGAAGGCGCGCCCGTCGTCGCCATCTGCGCCGCACTCGAAGCGGAGATCGCGGAACTGTCCGACGAAGACAAACAAGTCTTTCTAGCCGACCTCAACCTTGAAGAACCCGGCCTCAACCGCCTGGTGCGCGCCGGTTACGACCTGCTCGGGCTGCAAACCTACTTCACTGCCGGCGTCAAAGAAGTCCGCGCCTGGACCATCCACAAAGGCGACACCGCCCCGCAAGCAGCCGGTGTCATCCACACCGATTTTGAAAAAGGCTTCATCCGCGCCGAAGTCATCAGCTACGACGACTTTGTCACTTACAACGGCGAACAAGGCGCCAAGGAAGCCGGAAAAATGCGCCTCGAAGGCAAGGAATACATCGTCAAGGATGGCGATGTGATGCACTTCCGCTTTAACGTCTAA
- the fic gene encoding protein adenylyltransferase Fic: protein MTAWRPDQPYNDLPLLPPATELETRTVLKQCIAARAALAELKQAAELIPNQGVLINTLPLLEAQASSEIENIVTTTDRLFQFQNANEYADPATREALRYSSALLEGFQALKQRPLNTRTAEQVCTRIKGVDMQVRRIPGTALANQATGEVIYTPPVGEDLLRAKLANWERYLHETHEIDPLIRMAAGHYQFEAIHPFTDGNGRTGRVLNSLFLIQEDLLTLPILYLSRYIIKNKTEYYRLLLDVTRNQAWEPWIIFLLQGIEDTAHWTTAKIAAIRTLSGLTIDHVKRKAPKIYSRELVDLIFDLPYCRIQNLVEKNIAGRQAASRYLKQLADIGVLEERTVGREKLFIHPKLMRLLTRDDNAVTSYT from the coding sequence ATGACAGCTTGGCGTCCGGATCAACCTTACAACGATCTTCCGCTTTTACCTCCCGCAACCGAGCTTGAAACGCGCACGGTACTTAAGCAATGCATCGCCGCCCGGGCCGCACTGGCAGAACTCAAGCAAGCTGCCGAACTCATTCCCAATCAGGGCGTTCTGATCAATACCCTACCGCTGCTTGAAGCCCAAGCCAGCTCGGAAATCGAGAACATTGTTACCACCACAGACCGGTTGTTTCAGTTTCAAAACGCGAACGAGTACGCCGACCCGGCCACGCGCGAAGCCCTGCGCTATAGCAGCGCACTGCTGGAAGGGTTTCAAGCATTAAAGCAGCGCCCGCTGAACACCCGCACTGCGGAACAAGTATGCACCCGCATCAAGGGCGTCGATATGCAGGTGCGGCGCATACCCGGAACGGCACTGGCCAATCAAGCCACCGGCGAAGTGATTTATACGCCACCTGTTGGGGAAGACCTGTTGCGTGCCAAATTAGCCAACTGGGAACGCTACCTGCACGAAACACACGAAATCGATCCGCTGATCCGCATGGCAGCCGGACATTATCAATTTGAGGCGATTCATCCTTTCACCGATGGCAATGGCCGCACTGGACGTGTACTGAATAGTCTATTTCTGATCCAGGAAGATTTATTGACGCTGCCGATTCTTTACCTCAGCCGGTACATCATCAAGAACAAAACCGAATATTACCGCCTGCTGCTCGATGTCACACGCAACCAAGCATGGGAACCGTGGATTATCTTCTTGCTGCAAGGCATCGAAGACACAGCACACTGGACCACTGCCAAGATCGCAGCAATCCGTACCCTCTCAGGATTGACAATTGACCATGTGAAGCGGAAAGCACCAAAAATCTACAGTCGCGAGCTGGTCGATCTGATCTTCGATCTGCCATACTGCCGGATTCAGAACCTGGTTGAAAAAAACATCGCCGGACGCCAAGCCGCTTCGCGCTATCTTAAACAACTGGCAGACATCGGCGTGCTTGAGGAAAGAACCGTGGGACGCGAAAAGCTGTTCATTCATCCCAAATTGATGCGGTTACTGACACGGGATGACAATGCTGTGACATCCTATACATAA
- a CDS encoding virulence RhuM family protein, whose amino-acid sequence MTKKQTPNEKQPIAITEGAEAPFLLYSGDDEKVHVRVLIHAESLWLTQRLMADLFQTSADNINLHLKNIFAEGELEESATTEDFSVVQNEGGRAVRRTLKHYSLDAIIAVGYRVSSKRATQFRIWATQILKEYIRKGFVLDDERLKQGKRVFGEDYFQELLERVRSIRASERRIYQQITDIFAECSIDYDPKSDITQNFYAMVQNKFHYAITGQTAAEIILQKADCTAPHMGLLTWKNAPHGRILASDVTVAKNYLTEPEIKRLERTISSFFDYIENIIENRLQMRMADMAESVDKFLSFNEFEVLTHKGHVSKTQADQKALSEYAEFNRTQNIESDFDRVLKAAKTLENGNQKSKRTKPNSGEK is encoded by the coding sequence ATGACTAAGAAACAAACTCCGAATGAGAAGCAACCTATTGCGATAACAGAAGGTGCCGAAGCTCCTTTTCTGCTTTATTCCGGCGATGATGAAAAAGTACATGTGCGAGTGCTCATCCACGCTGAATCTCTTTGGTTGACCCAGCGCCTTATGGCCGATTTGTTCCAGACTAGCGCGGACAATATCAACTTACACCTTAAGAATATATTTGCTGAGGGCGAGCTGGAGGAATCGGCAACTACCGAGGATTTCTCGGTAGTTCAGAATGAGGGCGGGCGGGCTGTCCGGCGCACGCTCAAACACTACAGCCTTGACGCCATTATTGCCGTTGGCTATCGTGTGAGCTCCAAGCGCGCTACCCAGTTTCGCATCTGGGCAACCCAGATCCTCAAAGAATATATTCGTAAAGGCTTTGTGCTGGATGATGAGCGGTTAAAGCAGGGAAAGCGAGTTTTCGGCGAAGATTATTTCCAAGAATTGCTCGAGCGGGTCCGCTCAATCCGGGCCAGCGAGCGACGTATCTATCAGCAAATCACTGACATCTTTGCCGAATGCAGTATTGATTACGATCCAAAATCGGACATCACGCAAAACTTCTATGCCATGGTGCAAAACAAGTTTCACTACGCCATTACCGGTCAGACCGCAGCCGAGATCATTCTGCAGAAGGCTGATTGTACTGCTCCTCACATGGGCTTACTTACTTGGAAAAATGCACCTCATGGCCGTATCCTCGCCTCAGATGTAACGGTCGCTAAGAACTATTTGACCGAACCGGAAATCAAGCGATTAGAACGTACCATTTCCAGTTTTTTCGACTATATCGAAAACATCATTGAAAACCGGCTTCAAATGAGAATGGCTGATATGGCCGAAAGTGTAGACAAGTTTCTAAGCTTTAACGAATTTGAAGTGCTGACACATAAAGGCCATGTGAGCAAGACGCAAGCTGATCAGAAAGCTTTATCCGAATATGCGGAATTCAATCGGACACAGAACATCGAATCCGATTTTGATCGAGTGTTGAAAGCAGCCAAAACTCTGGAGAATGGAAATCAGAAATCCAAAAGAACGAAACCTAATTCAGGGGAAAAATGA
- a CDS encoding AAA family ATPase, with translation MRLRYLHLQNYPPITDIKICFASGSPLARECAIRFVVGLNGSGKSNLLRAVAEVFLALADQRLPPFPATLIYELGYRGRSDHFTFVLDFPGKKSQAAIWMAEGWHWDDSDTADKFEETIQQLRETGQADHFRTYIPRGMWPQNADIAMPKAVLAYTTGDLEPWRSIWSRNQDAQGLFDSSDEVLGDERPADWTNAQELALEAARQESSLGAPNKIPIDPDLFRRPILLDDTLLKCALLAVALPQAFVETADYPGRTEFDAAMAKFLHRNDNKNALQELLERGGWHHLVSVSFRSCLQVDNWDRKLRETAHDWWLCAGEVIAEPHPFEVRRLLIYDLKGTCNLQDSSTRTVDLSTSFTQGEALWTLLGGAENATPFDLFKRLLELNQAGLFDEVLLRLRRQPIPETGTDTSEQDIGVLRYEDLSDGERMVLGRMALFHLLESQQDALLLLDEPETHFNDRWKREIVDIIDSAIGDTANDVLISTHSSIMLSDAFDNEIVMVEKTANGSRIRSVTDSTFATDPSALMMTVFDADDSIGKRAQAFIEQKLRQATGTPAEIAVLDRLIEHMGSGFYRSELRTLLNMWRSKNA, from the coding sequence ATGAGGCTGCGATACCTGCACTTGCAGAATTATCCGCCGATCACGGATATCAAGATATGCTTTGCCAGTGGTTCGCCGTTGGCGCGTGAATGCGCCATTCGTTTTGTTGTGGGTCTCAATGGCAGTGGTAAATCCAATCTGCTGCGTGCGGTGGCCGAAGTGTTTTTGGCGCTGGCAGATCAGCGCTTGCCGCCGTTTCCCGCCACTCTCATATACGAGCTTGGATACCGGGGCCGATCGGATCACTTTACGTTTGTTTTGGATTTTCCGGGCAAGAAGTCTCAGGCGGCAATATGGATGGCCGAAGGATGGCATTGGGATGATTCGGACACAGCTGACAAATTTGAAGAAACCATTCAACAGCTCCGCGAAACTGGACAGGCTGATCATTTCCGTACATATATTCCGCGCGGTATGTGGCCACAGAACGCAGACATTGCGATGCCGAAAGCCGTGCTGGCTTATACCACCGGCGACCTCGAGCCTTGGCGTTCGATTTGGAGCCGAAATCAGGATGCACAGGGTTTGTTTGATTCTAGTGATGAAGTTTTGGGCGATGAACGTCCCGCAGACTGGACCAATGCTCAAGAGTTGGCATTGGAAGCCGCACGGCAAGAATCTTCTCTTGGAGCACCGAACAAAATACCCATCGATCCCGATTTATTCCGCCGCCCCATCCTGCTGGATGATACTTTGCTCAAATGTGCATTGTTGGCAGTAGCGTTACCCCAAGCTTTTGTAGAAACAGCAGATTACCCGGGACGAACCGAGTTTGATGCCGCAATGGCCAAATTCCTTCACCGCAACGATAACAAGAATGCGCTACAAGAACTGTTGGAACGGGGCGGTTGGCACCATCTGGTGTCGGTGAGTTTTCGTAGCTGTTTACAAGTGGATAACTGGGATCGCAAGCTGCGCGAAACTGCGCATGACTGGTGGTTGTGTGCGGGTGAGGTTATTGCTGAGCCGCATCCATTTGAAGTGCGCCGACTATTGATCTATGACCTGAAGGGCACATGTAATTTACAAGACTCCTCAACACGCACTGTCGATCTGAGCACAAGCTTCACTCAAGGTGAAGCTTTGTGGACTTTACTTGGTGGCGCCGAAAATGCTACTCCTTTCGATTTGTTTAAGCGCTTGCTGGAGTTGAATCAAGCTGGCTTGTTTGACGAGGTGCTGTTGCGTTTGCGCCGACAACCAATTCCCGAAACCGGTACAGATACAAGTGAACAGGATATCGGCGTGCTGCGCTACGAGGATTTGTCGGATGGCGAACGGATGGTATTGGGGCGCATGGCATTGTTTCATTTGCTGGAAAGCCAGCAAGATGCGTTGCTGCTACTTGATGAACCGGAAACGCATTTCAATGATCGATGGAAGCGTGAAATTGTAGATATCATTGATAGTGCTATTGGCGATACTGCCAACGATGTTCTGATTTCGACCCACTCTTCCATCATGCTCTCGGATGCATTCGACAACGAAATCGTAATGGTAGAAAAAACGGCGAATGGATCGAGGATACGCAGTGTCACCGATTCAACGTTTGCCACCGATCCCAGTGCGCTGATGATGACCGTTTTTGACGCCGATGACAGTATTGGCAAGCGAGCGCAGGCGTTTATCGAACAAAAACTGCGCCAAGCTACCGGTACACCCGCAGAGATTGCAGTTTTAGATCGATTGATTGAGCACATGGGATCCGGGTTTTATCGTAGCGAATTGCGCACTTTGTTGAATATGTGGCGGAGCAAGAATGCTTAA
- a CDS encoding restriction endonuclease subunit S — translation MKLPETWVQARLCDVLIRIETKIDPQTSGSANHFYVGLEHIESHTGRLLRDIQDFTESSDILSIKAAFQKGDILYGKLRPNLNKVHVAEQDGICSTDIWALRTSDQLLVEFALRYLRSPAIYVHAAQLAAGANLPRLSADAFDRLSIPLPTLPEQQRIVEVFRQAEAFGENRNTTEDTLQELTCEYYNTLFGDVVRNEKAWTIRKIGQVSEVVRGSSPRPQGDPRFFGGLIPRLMVSDLTRDGLWVNAITDSLTEEGAKSSRLMSAQSVVIAVSGVPGLTAILNHDACIHDGFVGLRDLRNDLLPEFVAYTLNLLRARIDQQAVGAVFRNLTTDQVKVISIPVPPLDFQQQFCDFLLQVRAVQQYIAKSRRLLSELFNSLTVEAFSGELTASWRERHQDELIAAATARDTLLRERGAKIINASAKAVATVTAQTDATVCPARHWLLGELSEFQRQVLVAFSLYCEQTGHPLLAEDPDVFAGFCDDEQVAERLQAFGPALNNRIRRTLGQLAALGLIAKVTLPKQNLETGEREYLKAFRPLRTEESTRLADVENLRKALGEQEGSA, via the coding sequence ATGAAATTGCCGGAAACTTGGGTGCAAGCCCGACTTTGCGATGTGCTAATTCGTATCGAAACAAAAATTGACCCACAGACATCGGGCTCTGCAAATCACTTCTATGTTGGACTTGAACACATTGAATCCCACACCGGGAGATTGCTTCGTGATATACAAGATTTTACGGAAAGTAGCGACATCCTTAGCATTAAGGCGGCATTCCAGAAAGGCGATATCCTATATGGCAAGCTGAGGCCGAACTTGAACAAAGTGCATGTCGCCGAGCAGGACGGTATTTGTAGTACTGATATCTGGGCGTTGCGAACCTCAGATCAACTACTAGTCGAATTTGCACTTCGGTATTTGAGGTCACCAGCTATTTATGTGCATGCTGCTCAGTTAGCCGCTGGTGCAAACTTGCCGCGTCTCTCTGCTGATGCGTTCGATCGACTTTCTATTCCACTTCCTACACTTCCCGAACAGCAACGCATCGTCGAGGTGTTTCGGCAGGCGGAGGCCTTTGGAGAAAACCGGAATACCACAGAAGATACTTTGCAGGAATTGACCTGCGAGTACTACAACACACTTTTTGGTGATGTGGTGCGGAATGAAAAAGCATGGACTATTCGCAAGATTGGGCAAGTCTCCGAGGTTGTTCGGGGCAGCTCGCCACGCCCTCAAGGTGATCCTCGATTTTTTGGTGGATTGATACCACGGTTGATGGTGTCTGACCTCACCCGTGACGGTTTGTGGGTCAATGCCATTACGGATTCTTTGACCGAGGAGGGGGCCAAATCCAGTCGCCTGATGTCTGCTCAATCGGTTGTTATCGCAGTCAGTGGAGTACCGGGTCTCACCGCAATCTTGAATCACGATGCCTGCATTCACGACGGTTTCGTTGGTCTGAGAGACCTCCGAAACGACTTATTGCCTGAGTTCGTGGCTTATACACTGAACCTGCTGCGCGCTAGAATCGATCAACAAGCTGTTGGAGCTGTATTCCGGAATTTGACAACCGATCAAGTGAAAGTCATTTCTATCCCAGTTCCACCACTTGATTTCCAGCAGCAGTTCTGTGATTTCCTGTTGCAGGTACGAGCTGTGCAGCAATACATCGCCAAATCGAGGCGGCTATTGAGCGAGTTGTTCAATTCCCTAACCGTAGAAGCCTTTTCCGGAGAACTTACGGCAAGCTGGCGTGAGCGCCATCAAGATGAACTCATTGCCGCTGCTACTGCCCGCGATACTCTATTACGCGAACGCGGTGCCAAGATCATCAATGCTAGTGCCAAAGCTGTGGCCACCGTTACGGCTCAAACGGATGCGACGGTGTGTCCTGCCCGCCACTGGTTGCTAGGCGAGCTTAGCGAATTTCAGCGGCAGGTGTTGGTTGCATTTTCTCTGTACTGTGAACAAACCGGCCACCCTTTGCTGGCCGAAGATCCGGATGTATTTGCCGGTTTTTGTGATGATGAGCAGGTGGCCGAACGACTGCAAGCTTTCGGTCCAGCACTGAACAATCGCATCCGCCGCACGCTCGGTCAACTTGCGGCCTTGGGTCTGATCGCCAAAGTAACGTTACCCAAGCAGAATCTCGAAACCGGTGAGCGCGAATATCTGAAGGCGTTCCGCCCGCTGCGGACGGAAGAATCTACGCGTCTTGCCGATGTGGAGAATTTACGCAAGGCGCTGGGAGAGCAGGAGGGTTCTGCATGA